The Methyloferula stellata AR4 genome includes a window with the following:
- the hisS gene encoding histidine--tRNA ligase, with the protein MTEQKKINPRASAKLPRGLADRGPAELAATQKMLNVIKASYELYGFEAVETPFIEYTEALGKFLPDQDRPNEGVFSFKDDDEQWLSLRYDLTAPLARYVAENFDKLPKPYRSYRAGYVFRNEKPGPGRFRQFMQFDADTVGAGSVAADAEICMMAADTLEKLGIKRGDYVIKVNNRKVLDGVLESIGLGGEENAGRRLTVLRAIDKFDKFGVEGVRLLLGTGRKDESGDFTKGAGLNGEQIEGVLTMMESPSEVESIAADKIPEGEIKDYIVFNRWKDGAVFYAKPDHRRTLKTLREKFGDNAICAQGIDELEAIIDLTKASGFGEGQIMVDPSVVRGLEYYTGPVFEAELTFEVQGEDGKPIRFGSVGGGGRYDGLVGRFRGENVPATGFSIGVSRLFAALRAINSPIVTSEAATGPVIVLVLDQPEIARYQGFVSKLRAAGIRSELYLGASGMNAQLKYADKRSSICAVIQGSNEREKGEVSIRDLVLGAELAASTKDRADYLELRAKAQFTVTEERLVEAVQEVLARHKLA; encoded by the coding sequence ATGACCGAACAAAAAAAGATAAATCCGCGCGCCAGCGCAAAACTGCCGCGCGGCCTCGCCGATCGCGGTCCGGCCGAGCTCGCCGCGACCCAGAAGATGCTGAATGTGATCAAGGCCTCCTACGAGCTTTATGGCTTCGAGGCGGTCGAGACGCCGTTTATCGAATATACCGAAGCGCTCGGTAAATTCCTGCCGGATCAGGACCGGCCGAACGAAGGCGTGTTTTCGTTCAAGGACGATGACGAGCAATGGCTGTCGCTGCGCTATGACCTGACCGCGCCGCTCGCGCGTTATGTGGCCGAAAATTTCGATAAATTGCCGAAGCCTTACCGCAGCTATCGCGCCGGCTATGTGTTTCGAAACGAGAAGCCGGGGCCGGGCCGTTTCCGGCAATTCATGCAATTCGATGCCGATACGGTTGGCGCCGGCTCCGTCGCGGCGGACGCCGAGATCTGCATGATGGCGGCGGATACGCTGGAGAAGCTTGGCATTAAGCGTGGCGATTACGTCATCAAGGTCAACAACCGCAAAGTGCTCGATGGCGTGCTGGAATCGATCGGGCTTGGCGGCGAGGAGAATGCCGGACGCAGGCTCACCGTGCTGCGCGCCATCGACAAGTTCGACAAGTTCGGCGTCGAGGGCGTCAGGCTCCTGCTTGGCACCGGCCGAAAGGACGAGAGCGGCGATTTCACCAAGGGCGCCGGGCTCAATGGTGAGCAGATCGAAGGCGTGTTGACGATGATGGAATCGCCATCGGAAGTCGAAAGCATCGCCGCGGATAAAATTCCGGAAGGCGAGATCAAAGACTATATCGTCTTCAATCGCTGGAAGGACGGCGCGGTTTTTTATGCGAAGCCGGATCACAGGCGCACGCTGAAGACGTTGCGCGAGAAATTCGGCGACAACGCCATCTGTGCCCAAGGTATCGACGAACTCGAAGCCATCATCGATCTCACCAAGGCGAGCGGCTTTGGCGAAGGCCAGATTATGGTCGACCCTTCCGTCGTGCGCGGGCTCGAATATTACACGGGTCCCGTCTTCGAGGCGGAACTCACGTTCGAAGTGCAAGGCGAGGACGGCAAGCCGATCCGTTTCGGTTCGGTCGGCGGCGGTGGCCGCTACGACGGGCTCGTCGGACGCTTTCGCGGCGAGAATGTGCCGGCGACGGGATTTTCCATCGGCGTGTCGCGACTCTTCGCGGCACTTCGGGCGATCAATTCGCCCATTGTCACGAGCGAGGCTGCGACGGGGCCGGTGATTGTGCTGGTGCTCGATCAGCCCGAGATCGCGCGCTACCAGGGTTTCGTCTCGAAACTCCGCGCGGCAGGCATAAGGTCCGAACTTTATCTCGGCGCGTCGGGCATGAATGCGCAATTGAAATATGCCGACAAGCGTTCATCGATTTGCGCCGTCATCCAAGGCTCGAACGAGCGCGAGAAGGGCGAGGTCTCGATCCGCGATCTTGTGCTCGGCGCCGAGCTCGCCGCTTCGACCAAGGACCGCGCGGATTATCTCGAGCTCCGCGCCAAGGCGCAATTCACGGTGACGGAGGAGAGACTCGTTGAGGCCGTGCAAGAGGTGCTGGCGCGTCATAAGCTTGCTTGA
- the carA gene encoding glutamine-hydrolyzing carbamoyl-phosphate synthase small subunit — protein MTDDQTMAAADDGWADPIATALLILADGTVIEGMGFGFIGEAVGEVCFNTAMTGYQEILTDPSYTGQIVTFTFPHIGNVGANEEDVEGLVSSGACGVIVHAPVTGPSNHRSREHFNDWLKRRGIIGLSGIDTRALTAFIREKGMPNAVIAHSPDGAFDLEGLKAKAAGWPGLVGMDLVPEASAPERREWEGTTWLPEIGYGQSGHNKFRVVAVDYGIKSNILRLLADVGCAVTVVPATTSAEEILALKPDGVFLSNGPGDPAATGAYAVPVIQALIAQKIPTFGICLGHQMLALAVGAKTMKMHQGHHGANHPVMDFTTGKVEIVSMNHGFAVDPASLPSNAKETHRSLFDGSNCGFELTDRPAFAVQYHPEASPGPRDSHYLFARFAALMEAKGA, from the coding sequence ATGACGGACGACCAAACGATGGCGGCGGCAGACGACGGCTGGGCCGACCCGATTGCCACCGCGCTTTTGATTCTCGCCGATGGGACCGTGATCGAAGGCATGGGTTTCGGCTTTATCGGCGAAGCGGTCGGCGAGGTCTGTTTCAACACCGCAATGACCGGCTATCAGGAAATCCTGACAGACCCGTCCTATACCGGCCAAATCGTCACCTTCACCTTTCCGCACATCGGCAATGTCGGCGCCAATGAGGAAGATGTCGAAGGTCTTGTATCGTCCGGCGCCTGTGGCGTCATCGTCCATGCGCCGGTCACAGGGCCGTCCAATCATCGCTCGCGCGAGCATTTCAACGATTGGCTGAAGCGGCGCGGCATCATCGGGCTTTCCGGCATCGATACGCGCGCGCTCACCGCCTTCATTCGCGAGAAAGGCATGCCCAATGCCGTCATCGCGCATTCGCCCGATGGCGCCTTCGATCTTGAAGGTTTGAAGGCCAAAGCCGCCGGATGGCCCGGCCTCGTCGGGATGGATCTGGTGCCCGAGGCCTCGGCCCCCGAACGGCGCGAATGGGAAGGCACCACCTGGCTGCCTGAGATCGGCTATGGACAGAGCGGCCACAACAAATTTCGCGTCGTCGCGGTCGATTACGGCATCAAGAGCAATATTTTGCGGCTGCTCGCAGATGTCGGCTGCGCCGTGACCGTCGTGCCCGCGACGACCTCGGCTGAAGAGATTCTGGCCCTGAAGCCGGACGGCGTTTTTCTCTCGAACGGACCTGGCGATCCTGCCGCGACCGGCGCTTATGCCGTGCCGGTGATCCAAGCGCTGATCGCGCAAAAAATTCCGACCTTCGGCATTTGCCTCGGCCATCAGATGCTGGCGCTCGCCGTCGGCGCGAAGACCATGAAAATGCATCAAGGCCATCATGGCGCCAATCATCCAGTGATGGATTTCACCACCGGCAAGGTCGAGATCGTGTCGATGAACCATGGTTTCGCGGTCGATCCCGCGAGCCTGCCGTCGAACGCAAAGGAAACCCATCGCTCGCTTTTCGACGGATCGAATTGCGGCTTCGAGCTGACGGATCGCCCGGCCTTCGCCGTGCAATATCATCCGGAGGCTTCGCCCGGCCCGCGCGATAGCCATTATCTCTTTGCGCGCTTCGCGGCACTGATGGAAGCGAAGGGCGCGTAG
- a CDS encoding MFS transporter, whose amino-acid sequence MSLAPAALRTFAFAAGVSVANFYYVQPLLVDIGKSFGLNEAVMGLVPTLTQFGLGLGVLLLLPLGDVIDNRRLVSCAIALQAVALLVMATASNLILFFGAAMVMGFTGITSYLLAPYVAHLAPAAERGRVIGLLARGGIIGILLARTVSGLIGFYIGWRSVYLLAALAMLALLWLLRRYMVPLARPTTTPYHHLLLSLVKLVRNEPAVRRTVFTQALNFGSFNSLWLGLSLYLESPAFGLHSDSVGMFGLLGAAAALAAPLAGRFVDRKGPQVTLRFALALTVIAWVVMALLPNMIGIVAGIILVDLGATASDVSNRTILFRLHPDIRTRLMAVYSIGMFFSGGILSLLTTILWAHSGWLGVCLLGLAATSLAFLANLRAPSAPHDGYGD is encoded by the coding sequence ATGAGTTTGGCGCCGGCTGCGCTACGGACATTCGCTTTCGCGGCGGGCGTATCGGTTGCCAATTTCTATTATGTGCAGCCGCTCCTCGTCGATATCGGCAAAAGCTTCGGCCTCAATGAAGCCGTCATGGGCCTCGTGCCGACTTTGACGCAGTTCGGCCTTGGATTGGGCGTGCTTTTGCTGCTGCCCCTGGGCGATGTGATCGACAACCGGCGCCTTGTCTCTTGCGCCATCGCCTTGCAGGCTGTGGCTCTCCTCGTGATGGCCACGGCGTCGAACCTCATCCTTTTTTTCGGCGCCGCCATGGTGATGGGGTTTACCGGCATCACCTCTTATCTGCTGGCGCCTTATGTCGCGCATCTCGCGCCTGCCGCCGAGCGCGGCCGCGTCATCGGGCTTCTGGCGCGCGGCGGGATCATCGGCATTCTTCTGGCGCGCACGGTCAGCGGCCTCATCGGCTTTTACATCGGCTGGCGTTCCGTCTATCTCCTCGCGGCGCTGGCGATGCTGGCGCTGCTTTGGCTGTTGCGCCGCTATATGGTGCCGCTCGCGCGCCCGACGACGACGCCCTATCACCATCTGCTTCTGTCTTTGGTCAAGCTCGTCCGCAACGAGCCGGCGGTGCGACGGACGGTCTTTACACAGGCGCTGAACTTCGGATCTTTCAATAGTTTATGGCTTGGTCTCAGCCTCTATCTCGAAAGTCCGGCTTTCGGTCTCCATAGCGACAGCGTCGGCATGTTCGGCCTTTTGGGCGCGGCGGCGGCGCTTGCCGCACCGCTCGCCGGACGGTTCGTCGACCGCAAAGGCCCGCAGGTGACCTTGCGCTTCGCGCTGGCGCTGACGGTCATCGCATGGGTGGTCATGGCGCTTCTGCCGAACATGATCGGGATCGTCGCCGGGATCATTCTCGTCGATCTCGGCGCCACGGCGAGTGATGTCTCGAACCGGACGATCCTGTTTCGCTTGCATCCCGATATCCGGACGCGGCTCATGGCTGTCTATAGTATAGGCATGTTCTTCAGCGGTGGAATCCTGTCGTTGCTGACGACCATTCTCTGGGCCCACTCCGGATGGCTCGGGGTCTGCCTGCTCGGCCTTGCGGCAACAAGTCTCGCCTTTCTCGCCAATCTGCGCGCGCCCAGCGCGCCGCATGATGGCTATGGCGATTAA
- a CDS encoding FAD-dependent oxidoreductase, whose product MAHKLQLGMGFTFEQLYKVDGLAAIDQAFIAYLAEADAALHNRLVTGRADPSALEHKEESALIVDAAPHVEDFIGRLFGISGEISAMQARHNELAAIYTVKRLFVQRRAIKGVSAEEAEEIDGAVVTAELEKLFGEPITELSYAKHVQNWLDNDGDEAALDLAARYAAWATLSQAGKASHKSWVLFRVPHKLDASHLVPIETEVIDGVAQARLPKDRWRHREGFALTDHGMDMRGALDQANYCIWCHPQGKDSCSTGLKDKETGAFKGSAFGVPLNGCPLEEKISEMNLTKTRGFVVGAIAIATVDNPMCAGTGHRICNDCMKSCIYQKQEPVDIPQIETETLKDLLSLPWGFEIYSLFTRWSPLNLRRPVPKVSTGYKVLVVGLGPAGYTLSHHLMNDGHTVIAVDGLKIEPLDPALSGVDKYGSRVPFEPVFDVKSLIEPLESRTSAGFGGVAEYGITVRWDKNFLKMIRLLLERRSQFTMIGGVRFGGTIGIDKAFELGFDHIALCAGAGRPTVIPMKNGLAPGVRQASDFLMALQLTGAAKADSIANLQIRLPVVVIGGGLTAIDAATEALAYYPVQVEKFVTRYETLIAEHGEAGVRGIWTPHEQEVADEFIAHAKAIRDERKLAHAAGLKPRIADLLDQWGGVVIAYRRRLIDAPSYTLNHEEVALAMQEGIRFAEGLTPEEVKVDHYGVAEALVVSRHSKDAATGEAVVEKLTLPARSVIVAAGTQPNTVLGREDPLNVVLDGRYFQAYGEDGTPVHPEKSCKPNTVHVLMSARPDGRSVSFFGDLHPSFAGNVVKAMASAKLGYPVVSRQMAATAHTPVTPEALAATMNEGLRATVRSVERLTPTIVEVTVHAPFAARAFMPGQFYRLQNFEALAPRADGTTLMMEGLALTGASVDKYQGLLSTIVLEMGGSSDLCAHLQPGEPVILMGPTGEPTETPHEETVLLVGGGLGNAVLFSIGQALRASGSKVIYIAGYKRLIDRYKIEEIERAADVIVWCSDEAPGFKPTRPQDMSTVCNIVEAIEAYGSGKLGKPSIPLDQVDRIIAIGSDGMMNAVAKARHGVLKPLLKPSHCAIGSINSPMQCAMKEICGQCLQLHRDPETGAETVVFSCFNQDQPLDKVDFASLRQRLSQNGVQEKLTKMWIDRSLRQLGWRAVAAE is encoded by the coding sequence ATGGCGCATAAGCTTCAACTCGGAATGGGCTTCACATTTGAGCAGCTCTATAAGGTCGACGGACTGGCCGCGATCGATCAGGCGTTCATCGCCTATCTGGCCGAAGCTGATGCAGCCCTGCACAATCGTCTCGTGACCGGACGTGCCGATCCGTCGGCGCTCGAGCACAAAGAAGAATCCGCGCTGATCGTCGATGCGGCGCCGCATGTCGAGGATTTCATCGGGCGTCTCTTTGGAATCTCCGGCGAGATTTCGGCGATGCAGGCGCGCCACAATGAGCTGGCTGCGATCTATACGGTGAAGCGGCTCTTCGTGCAGCGCCGCGCGATCAAGGGCGTCTCGGCCGAAGAGGCCGAGGAAATCGATGGGGCCGTGGTCACGGCGGAACTCGAAAAACTGTTCGGCGAGCCGATCACCGAATTGAGCTACGCCAAGCATGTCCAGAACTGGCTCGACAATGACGGCGACGAAGCCGCGCTCGACCTCGCGGCGCGCTATGCCGCCTGGGCGACGCTCTCGCAGGCCGGCAAGGCTTCGCATAAATCCTGGGTCCTCTTCCGCGTGCCGCATAAGCTCGACGCGTCGCATCTCGTTCCGATCGAGACGGAGGTCATCGACGGCGTCGCGCAGGCGCGTCTGCCGAAGGATCGCTGGCGCCATCGCGAAGGCTTCGCGCTGACCGATCACGGCATGGATATGCGCGGCGCGCTCGATCAGGCGAACTACTGCATCTGGTGCCATCCGCAGGGCAAGGATAGCTGCTCCACCGGCTTGAAGGATAAGGAGACGGGCGCGTTCAAGGGCAGCGCCTTCGGCGTGCCGCTTAACGGATGTCCGCTCGAAGAAAAAATCTCCGAGATGAATCTGACGAAGACGCGCGGCTTCGTGGTCGGCGCGATTGCGATCGCCACCGTCGATAATCCGATGTGCGCCGGCACCGGCCACCGCATCTGCAACGATTGCATGAAGTCCTGCATCTATCAAAAGCAGGAGCCGGTCGATATTCCGCAGATCGAGACCGAGACGCTGAAGGATCTTCTGTCCCTGCCTTGGGGCTTCGAGATCTATTCGCTTTTCACCCGCTGGAGCCCGCTCAATCTGCGCCGCCCGGTGCCGAAGGTTTCAACCGGCTATAAGGTGCTCGTCGTCGGGCTCGGGCCGGCGGGCTATACGCTCTCGCATCATCTGATGAACGACGGTCATACCGTCATCGCGGTCGACGGATTGAAGATTGAACCGCTCGATCCGGCTTTGTCGGGCGTCGACAAATACGGCAGCCGCGTCCCGTTCGAGCCCGTCTTTGACGTCAAGAGCCTGATCGAACCTTTGGAGAGCCGCACCAGCGCCGGCTTCGGCGGCGTCGCGGAATATGGCATCACGGTCCGCTGGGACAAAAACTTCCTGAAGATGATCCGGCTGCTGCTGGAACGCCGCAGCCAGTTCACCATGATCGGCGGTGTTCGCTTCGGCGGCACGATCGGCATCGACAAGGCTTTCGAGCTTGGCTTCGATCATATCGCGCTTTGCGCGGGCGCGGGACGCCCGACCGTCATTCCGATGAAGAACGGCTTGGCGCCCGGCGTGCGTCAGGCCTCGGACTTCCTGATGGCGCTGCAATTGACCGGAGCCGCCAAAGCTGACTCGATTGCGAATTTGCAGATCCGCCTGCCCGTCGTGGTGATCGGTGGCGGCCTCACCGCGATCGACGCAGCGACGGAGGCGCTCGCCTATTATCCCGTGCAGGTCGAGAAATTCGTCACCCGCTACGAGACGCTCATCGCCGAACATGGCGAGGCAGGGGTGCGCGGAATCTGGACGCCGCACGAGCAGGAAGTCGCCGACGAATTCATCGCCCATGCGAAGGCCATCCGTGACGAGCGCAAGCTCGCACATGCGGCCGGACTGAAGCCGCGCATCGCCGATCTGCTGGACCAATGGGGCGGCGTGGTGATCGCTTATCGCCGCCGTCTGATCGATGCGCCGAGCTATACGCTGAACCACGAAGAAGTGGCCCTGGCGATGCAGGAAGGCATTCGCTTCGCCGAAGGCCTGACGCCTGAAGAGGTCAAGGTTGATCATTATGGTGTCGCTGAGGCATTGGTCGTCTCGCGTCATTCGAAGGACGCGGCGACCGGCGAGGCCGTCGTCGAGAAACTGACGCTGCCCGCGCGCTCCGTCATCGTGGCGGCGGGCACTCAGCCGAACACGGTGCTCGGCCGCGAAGATCCGCTCAACGTCGTGCTCGATGGCCGTTACTTCCAGGCCTATGGCGAGGATGGCACGCCGGTCCATCCGGAAAAATCCTGCAAGCCGAACACGGTCCATGTGCTGATGAGCGCGCGGCCGGATGGACGATCCGTCAGCTTCTTCGGCGATCTGCATCCGAGCTTCGCCGGCAATGTCGTGAAGGCAATGGCGAGCGCGAAACTCGGCTATCCCGTCGTCAGCCGGCAGATGGCGGCGACTGCGCATACGCCCGTGACGCCGGAGGCTCTCGCCGCGACGATGAACGAGGGGCTGCGCGCCACCGTGCGCTCGGTCGAGCGGCTGACTCCGACCATTGTCGAAGTTACCGTCCATGCGCCCTTCGCAGCGCGGGCTTTCATGCCCGGCCAATTCTATCGCTTGCAGAATTTCGAGGCTTTGGCGCCGCGCGCCGACGGCACGACCTTGATGATGGAAGGCTTGGCGCTCACCGGCGCATCCGTCGACAAATATCAGGGCCTGCTCTCGACGATCGTGCTGGAAATGGGCGGCTCGTCGGATCTCTGCGCGCATCTGCAGCCGGGCGAACCCGTCATCTTGATGGGGCCGACCGGCGAGCCGACCGAAACGCCGCATGAAGAAACCGTGCTGCTCGTCGGCGGCGGTCTCGGCAATGCGGTCTTGTTCTCGATCGGGCAGGCGCTGCGCGCCAGCGGTTCGAAAGTGATCTATATCGCAGGCTATAAGCGGCTGATCGACCGCTACAAGATCGAGGAAATCGAGCGCGCCGCCGATGTCATCGTCTGGTGCTCGGACGAAGCGCCCGGGTTCAAGCCGACACGGCCGCAGGATATGTCCACGGTCTGCAATATCGTGGAAGCGATCGAGGCCTATGGATCGGGCAAGCTCGGTAAGCCGTCGATCCCCCTCGATCAGGTCGATCGCATCATCGCCATCGGCTCGGACGGCATGATGAATGCCGTCGCGAAGGCGCGGCACGGCGTCTTGAAGCCTCTGTTGAAGCCGTCGCATTGCGCCATCGGATCGATCAACTCGCCGATGCAATGCGCGATGAAGGAAATCTGCGGTCAATGCCTGCAGCTTCACAGAGATCCGGAAACGGGCGCCGAGACGGTGGTCTTCTCCTGCTTCAACCAGGATCAGCCGCTGGACAAGGTCGATTTCGCCAGCCTGCGCCAGCGCCTCTCGCAAAACGGCGTGCAAGAGAAGCTGACCAAGATGTGGATCGACCGGTCGCTGCGCCAATTGGGCTGGCGCGCCGTCGCGGCGGAGTGA
- a CDS encoding YeiH family protein, translated as MHAIVPQETHQTPLTSQAAGHNSAARKASVWGLVPGIFLTASIAAASFALRQVPGVATFSPMILAIVMGIAFHNLIGTPVRAKAGVMFSLRKILRLAIILLGLQLTAAQVIEVGATGIAVIALTLVSTFVFTKWLGHMLGVDRKLAELIAAGTSICGASAVIATNTVTRAHDEDVAYAVACVTVFGSIAMFVYPLLPGLLHLTPHAFGLWAGASIHEIAQVVAAAYQDGQQAGDFGTIAKLSRVAMLAPVVIALGLMASARKDSHGHAPAKAPMPWFVLGFVALVGLNSVITVPAGLQSGLVLLTTFLLSMALAAMGLETDIRKLKAKGLRPLILGSAAFAFIACFSLMLVEMTQ; from the coding sequence GTGCACGCGATCGTCCCGCAAGAAACCCATCAAACGCCATTAACGTCGCAGGCGGCCGGTCATAACTCTGCCGCACGCAAAGCCTCCGTTTGGGGCCTTGTGCCGGGGATATTTCTCACAGCGTCGATCGCGGCGGCCTCTTTCGCGCTGCGCCAAGTGCCGGGCGTTGCGACCTTCAGCCCGATGATATTGGCGATCGTCATGGGCATCGCCTTTCATAATCTCATCGGCACGCCGGTGCGGGCCAAAGCCGGCGTGATGTTCTCGCTGCGCAAGATCCTGCGGCTCGCGATCATTCTGCTCGGTCTGCAATTGACGGCGGCGCAAGTGATCGAGGTCGGCGCGACGGGAATCGCCGTCATCGCGCTGACGCTCGTCAGTACCTTTGTTTTCACCAAATGGCTCGGTCATATGCTCGGCGTCGATCGCAAGCTCGCCGAGCTGATCGCGGCGGGCACGTCGATCTGCGGCGCCTCGGCGGTGATCGCGACCAATACCGTCACGCGTGCGCATGACGAGGATGTCGCTTATGCGGTTGCCTGCGTCACCGTGTTCGGCTCGATCGCCATGTTCGTCTATCCTCTCTTGCCGGGGCTTCTGCATTTGACGCCGCATGCCTTCGGGCTTTGGGCTGGTGCGTCGATCCATGAGATCGCGCAGGTCGTGGCGGCGGCCTATCAGGATGGCCAGCAGGCAGGTGATTTCGGCACCATCGCCAAACTCTCGCGCGTCGCGATGCTGGCGCCAGTCGTGATCGCGCTTGGCCTCATGGCAAGCGCCCGGAAGGACAGCCATGGCCATGCGCCGGCAAAAGCACCCATGCCCTGGTTCGTGCTCGGCTTCGTTGCGCTCGTCGGATTGAACAGCGTCATCACCGTGCCAGCCGGTCTCCAATCAGGACTCGTTCTGCTGACGACCTTCCTGCTTTCCATGGCGCTCGCGGCTATGGGCCTTGAAACCGATATCCGCAAGCTCAAGGCTAAAGGGTTGCGGCCTTTGATCCTTGGCTCCGCCGCCTTTGCCTTCATCGCCTGTTTCAGCCTGATGCTGGTGGAGATGACGCAATAA
- a CDS encoding oleate hydratase, whose amino-acid sequence MANHQGSAKPDRSETKAYLVGGGIASLAAAAFLIRDGHVLGQNITIFEELDRIGGSLDGAGSPETGYVLRGGRMFEREYRCTFGLFSDIPTLDKKQTVTQEILEWNEIIKTGSKSRLVRAGRKIDTPEFGLSERHILTLERLAIEPEALLGTSSIEDQFDASFFETNFWLMWCTTFAFQPWHSAVEFKRYLVRFVHMVDGFNQLKGIMRTVYNQYDSLVRPLKAWLDERGVVFVMNARVTDLMFNEESASKTVERIFLQQGNMTEEIVLGADDIVIVTLGSMTEASSLGSSSRAPELRGKRDGGAWALWERIALGRPEFGEPSAFTDHIEESKWISFTSTQRDPAFFNLMRDFTGNVPGEGGLVTFADSNWLMSIVLPYQPHFIGQPADVNVFWGYGLYVDRPGNFVKKPMAQCSGDEIMTEVLGHLRIEVEAKRILDTTITIPCMMPFITSQFLRRAKGDRPSVVPSGWRNLGFAGQFVEVPDDVVFTVEYSIRTAQAAVCELLDLPTTPPPVYKGEFNPRVLFKAFAALHDLRG is encoded by the coding sequence ATGGCAAATCACCAAGGCAGCGCGAAGCCCGATCGCAGCGAAACCAAAGCCTATCTCGTCGGCGGCGGCATAGCCTCGCTGGCGGCCGCGGCATTTCTGATCCGCGACGGCCATGTGCTGGGCCAGAACATCACGATCTTCGAAGAGCTCGACCGGATCGGCGGCAGTCTCGACGGCGCCGGCTCGCCCGAGACGGGATATGTCTTGCGCGGCGGGCGTATGTTCGAACGCGAATACCGCTGCACCTTCGGTCTCTTCTCGGACATCCCGACGCTCGACAAAAAGCAGACCGTGACGCAGGAAATTCTCGAATGGAACGAGATCATCAAGACCGGATCGAAATCGCGGCTCGTGCGCGCGGGACGGAAGATCGACACGCCCGAGTTCGGCTTGAGCGAGCGGCATATTCTGACCCTCGAACGTCTGGCGATAGAGCCCGAAGCATTGCTCGGCACCAGCAGCATCGAGGATCAATTCGACGCCTCTTTCTTCGAGACGAATTTCTGGCTCATGTGGTGCACGACCTTTGCCTTCCAGCCCTGGCATAGCGCGGTCGAGTTCAAGCGCTATCTCGTCCGCTTCGTGCATATGGTCGACGGCTTCAACCAGCTCAAAGGCATCATGCGCACGGTCTATAATCAATATGACTCGCTGGTCCGGCCGCTGAAGGCCTGGCTCGACGAGCGCGGTGTCGTATTCGTCATGAATGCCAGGGTCACCGATCTCATGTTCAACGAAGAAAGCGCCAGCAAGACCGTCGAGCGCATCTTCCTCCAACAAGGCAATATGACCGAGGAGATCGTTTTAGGGGCCGACGATATCGTGATCGTCACGCTCGGCTCGATGACGGAAGCATCCAGCCTCGGTAGCTCTTCTCGCGCCCCGGAGCTCAGAGGCAAACGTGACGGCGGCGCTTGGGCCTTGTGGGAGAGGATCGCGTTAGGCCGGCCGGAATTCGGCGAGCCATCCGCCTTTACCGACCATATCGAAGAGTCGAAATGGATCTCTTTCACTTCGACGCAGCGCGATCCGGCTTTCTTCAATCTGATGCGGGATTTCACCGGCAATGTTCCGGGCGAAGGCGGCCTCGTCACATTCGCCGATTCGAACTGGCTGATGTCGATCGTCTTGCCGTATCAGCCGCATTTCATCGGCCAGCCCGCGGATGTGAATGTCTTCTGGGGTTATGGCCTTTATGTCGACAGGCCCGGCAATTTCGTCAAGAAGCCGATGGCGCAATGTTCGGGCGATGAGATCATGACCGAAGTTTTGGGCCATCTGCGGATCGAGGTCGAGGCGAAGCGCATCCTCGACACCACGATCACCATTCCCTGCATGATGCCCTTCATCACCAGCCAGTTTCTGCGGCGTGCCAAGGGCGATCGTCCGTCAGTCGTGCCATCCGGCTGGCGCAATCTCGGCTTCGCCGGGCAATTCGTCGAAGTGCCTGACGATGTGGTGTTCACGGTCGAATATTCGATCCGAACGGCGCAGGCGGCAGTCTGCGAACTGCTCGATCTCCCGACCACGCCACCACCGGTCTATAAGGGGGAATTCAATCCCCGCGTTCTGTTCAAAGCCTTCGCCGCGCTGCATGATCTGCGTGGATGA